In Juglans regia cultivar Chandler chromosome 13, Walnut 2.0, whole genome shotgun sequence, the DNA window ACCAAGGCATTAATGTCCTCTACTCAGGAGATCAATATTACGGAAGCAGCAGTAACAGTTGAGAATGCAGATGGGTGCTTGCGCCCAATGATATTATGGATGGGGGGGAGCTTGCGCCCAATGAGGATGCAGGTAATCTTTTaaaaccaattttttctttcagttttcTTGAGCCCAACCCTCTGATTTTGGAGGAATCTCTTAACTTTACTCGGGAATCCGACCCCTATTTGGAAGATGTAAATACGAATGACAATTAGGAACCCATGTTAGATGATGTAGTTTATGAGCCCGATCCTAATATTCCCCCACAAGTTCTCCCTCAGGACAAAGACTATCATTCAGACACTAAAggcaaaaataataagaaaaaatatcagaagaaaaaatttgagaaagtgagAAGTTCTCTTTGGGTCCTTACCCGTTCCTCTACCTTCCCCTTATGAGTGACTCCATCATTGTTTGGAACATCCGAGGCATTGGCACATCTCGACGtcgtttaaaaaatttagtttgtaAGTTCAAGCCTAAGCTTGTAGCGGTTTTGGAACCATTCCAAACTCTAGACAAAGCTCTTCGGTTGATACATTCTTTACATTTTGATTCGTTTATATCTAATGTAGCTGATGGtggtaaaatttggattttttgggacaACGTTCTTGATGTACAAGTGGTGTGGACAAGCTTGCAGTTTATTTCTTTTCGTGTGAATACGGGTTCTTATCAGTTCTTGTGTAATATTATCTATGCTAAGTGCAGCATGTATGAGAGAAAAAGCTTGTGGGAGGAGCTAAGTTGTTAGTCTATGGGTTCGGAACCTTGCCTCTTTGTTGGagactttaatattattcataataattcCAAGAGAAGGGGTGGTTGTCCTCATCCCAATGTCGCGATGGAGGATTTCAATGGCTGGATCCATCAGGGTGGTTTGGTTGAAATGAAATCGAAAGGCAAAACATACTCCAGGTGCAATGGGCAGTCGGGTCTTGCTCAGTCTTGGGAAAAATTAGATCGGGTATTGATGGATGTTCCTTTGATCGCTTCTTTTCCAAATGCAATATATTCCTATCTTCAGCGCACTACGTCCGATCACTCTCCTATGGATATTGTATTTAAGAtggatcctttctcttatggcctCTCGCCTTTttggtttcaacaaatgtgggtggatcatccgcAGTTTTTAATGTGTGTTCGCCAGGCATGGTCTGTGCCTGTTGTTGGTCATGGACTCACTAAATTGGCAGTCAAGTTGAAGAATACTAAGGTGGCTTTGCGGGAATGGAATAAACATATTTTCGGCCATACCACTATGCATATTAACTCTCTTGAGAGTCACATTGAAGAGCTTGAAAATAAGCTACATCAAAGCTGGGATGAAGCAACGGAGAGGGACCTTCTTGTCTTGTCTTCGGAACTAGATACTTGGCTTCACCGTGAAGAAACAAGATTGGCTCAAATTTCTAAGTTAAAATGGCACGGGGAAGGTGATcgaaatacaaacactttccaTGCTTGCCTTGCCAATAAACGGCGTAAAAGAGCGGTGGAAATGAGGTGTTCGAATGGGATGGTCTTCAATTCGCCGGAGAGTCTTCATCAAGGAGCAGTggatttcttttctaattttctgcaaGGCATGCCGACTAGATTGTTACCTGACTTGTCGACTCTTATTTCACCTGTTATTTTAGACTCTGATAGTTCTATTATGTGCTCAGTTCCTACTATGAAAGAAGTTTTCTCAGCTTTTTCTTCTAGCCTGTCTAATAGTGCTCTAAGACCTAATGGATTTGGTTCGGgttttttcaaaagttattGGGAGGTAGTGAAAGAGGATGTCTTGGAAGCCATAtctgaattttttgtttctaaacagcttccatgattttttATAGCCTCTTTTCTTATCTTAATCCCAAAGGTTGATAATCCTTCTGGATTTGATAAGTTCAGGCCTATCAGTCTTTGCTcgatgttttataaaatatgctccAAGATCATTGTTAATCGCTTGACAGGTTTCCTCCCACGAATGATACTATGGGAACAAGGCGCTTTCATCCCGGGAAGAAGtatctttgagaatattagtattacgCAGGAAATGGTACATTCCATTAATAAGAAGGCccatggtggtaatatcatgattaagctggatatggctaaggcttatgattGAGTGGACTGCTGTTTTGGCTTCTCTCCTAATTTTTGTGATCTTATCAGAATCTGTATTTCGACTCCTTagtattctattatgatgaatggcacTATTAAAGGCTTTTTTCAAGGGGGTCGTGGTTTGTGTCAAGGTGACCCCCTCTCCCcctatctattttttattctacaaGAAGTTCTCTCTCGACTCATCAAGCAAAGTGTGGAGGCTCAAAAATTTGGTCAAGTTTCACAGGCCCGAGGTACGCctataatttctcatcttatgtatgctgatgatgtgttgcttttttctaatggtagctcTAAAGCCATCCGGGAGATTTTAGTTGTGCTTCATAAATATGAAAGTTGGCTAGGATAATGCATTAATCATTCTAAATCTGTCATTTACTGCTCAAAAAAAATTCCCGCAGTAAGAGTCTATTATTAAGTATGACTAGATTTTCATAAGGATCTTTCCCCTTCAAATATCTTGGCGTGCTTATTATCTTGGGTTGACTCAAACAAGTGTATCTGGAAGATATGGTGTCTAaagttcaaaagaaaatatcaggttggaaaataaaaattctttcgGCAGGTGGCAGACTTATTTTATTGCAGCATGTTCTTTCTAGTATGGCCCTCCATCTCTTTGCAGTTCTACAGGTCCCGCAATCCACTATTAAGGGTAAGTATGTGGGTGCCAAGCCCTGGACTCTGGTTGATCCAACTAAGGGTActaggttttgggaaatgattgCTAAAACTCTTCCTTTGGTCTTGGATAACACTAAGTGGCATCTAAAagaaggaaatgtttttttctggtatgataaatggcggGAGAGAGGTCCTTTAGCTAATGATATGCCTATTCTGGGTAATCATCTCCTTAAAGTTAAGGACTGCAAATTATctaatagttgggatgtggatttTATTCTCCAGCTAGTGGGCTCGGATAATCTAGACAGTATTTTAGAGGATATCTATAAATCTAAACCAGGTTTGGACATGCTGATATGGacaaaaaatgataacaaaCTGTTTTCTACCAAgtcggcttgggattgtgttTGTATTAGGGGTGGCACTCTTGAAGGGAattcttggatgtggcataaaagACTTCCTCTTAAGATGTCCATTAACATGTGGAAAGCTAGGTATATGGTCCTGAGCATCAATCATCATCTATGCCATATTGGCATTTCTATTACTTCTcattgtgattgttgtgctaaCGGTCATTATGTAGACCAGaatcatgttttgtttgcaGGTGAAATTGCTAGCACTGTTTGGTGTCATTTTGGGGCTAGTCTTGGAAAGACACGGTGTAGATTTGGTTTCGCCAGGCGAAACTATTATCTCAAATTGGCATTATTGTGGGTTTTCTTCCTGTGGTTATTACTTGAAAACTCTGGCGGAGGCGTTGTTTGGCTCCTATGGAGGGATGTTTTGAAACTGCCTCTGCCATCATTCATTCAGTTCATCAGTGGATTAGTCTTATTTGTCGTGGTATGCATGCTAGTTCTCACATTTCTGGTTTTGATTTGTAGGTACTTGAGAGTTTGCATGTCCAGCCTAGTTTCCCCCCCGTTCGACGTTCCATAGCTATTAATTGGCAACGGCCTCCGGCGGGTTGGGTTAAACTGAACACAGATGGTATTAGTTTGGCTAACCTGGGGGCCTCTGGCGTGGGTGGGattattagaaataatcatggtaagttaattcatgctttttctGCGTTCATCGGTACAAGTTCTAATAATCAGGTAGAGCTTTTAGCTCTCATTCATGGGCTCCAGGTTTGTAAATCCCTATCCTTCAATTATGTGgaaattgaacttgattctatgactGTTATTTATTGGTGGAGGAGTAAAATATGTGGGGCATGGTATCTAGAGGATTGTTGGGAAGAAGTTCTTGACATTATGAGTTCCATGACTTGTTCAATTCACCATGTTTTTCGAGAGGGTAATAAAATTGTAGATTGGTTAGGCATGGGGCTTGTGGTAGTGATTCAATTTTTTCCCACTTGATGGAGACTCCCTGAGCTTTGCGTGGCCTTATTCGCATGGACTACTCCAGGATGCCTTTACTTCATATTAGTTAGTCTCATTTtgtcttttgcttgaggttttgttgttcttgtttttattttttctggtttggttttcttttggcATGTTGGGTTTAGTTTGTACCTCAGATGCTTGATTTGTAACCACGATTTTCTTTCACCACAAGaaagggttattaataaaattagagaagAGTCACTATTGTACAGGTGACCCTAACTCTTAAAAATATACCAAAAGTAATGTATCCCACAAATATAAACATACTTTATGAAATTCACATGATAATTGATATCCAAAATGTTACAATATTTGTCCAACCGGTCTGTAACATAAGTAGTACTGGAGATAGAGCTCCCTAACTACATCCAAAACTAAGGTAACTActagtgtgacgcccccaatccccgcttgggatggaatggagacttagagcgtcgggacatgcaacacaaggttacatatccttgttcatgatagttaatatgcaatgcatcctagtatgcaactagcagtatgcaactagtagtatgcaataatctcAGCGGAAATAAAGGTttaggtgaaaaatatgccagaatgactaaaacatcccaacttcattagataGTCATCAtattcaaaatactaaagtagcatagacttatatacaaagtcataacATTCTCTTCATGCGATCTAAAGCATAAAAgacttgggctatgaacatcaaaattaagtccagcttcctcTCCAAATCTGACTTCTCCTCAATCATGCGAatccagtgctccatcaatctcgtcctggtcaattcctgacacaacttacatcattccgagtggaatgatagtggtcccataaaTGGATGGGATTTACgcgaaatctcagtaagttaaacaactaactggCAAGaggataaatcaatcatgaaaaatgataaatatgcaatgcatgagacaCAGAAAATCAGTATACATGTCTctcatccagattcctcaacatcttttaaaaaatatggagacatgagtttttactcagtaagtaatttcgttatcattttataaaagacataacttcttcataaaaattttatcataaactttcatcatcatagacttacattattatcttaattaataacataacgtgTGGTAATGTCATAATTCcacatatgcactgtgagtaaaTGCCAgtgaccgtagtataacttacatgaaactacgttgtctatagactcattctcaatgcattggtaaataacataacatcgTAAAAATCATAATGTGTACACCTACCAACGTTAGGTGTCATAACTTGTTGACTTTgctccggcattctttaaaaagaacccattcaaagcctgttgactgttcttcatcaacttgggggttaccactccattattaaacactccagatgtaacacccagacccaatcaagctcaattttttttattcatttattttttcacacgttaacttccccGCACGTTTTATTTTTACCCGTCTATTTTTCAACCCTAGAGTTTTCCCTACGTCCATGGCATGCATGATCTTGCACGTCTcttgccttttttttctctagggtttttgccAATCAACTCTTTATATACTTGTACTCCTCTCCTGAAAAAGTAGTAGCCGCAACCTAACTTGTTTTCCAGTGAATCACCTCATTCACAtaactgttttttttcttacacTCAAAAGCCACCGTGTGATAGCCCCACCGCCCAGCCCGTTGGCAAACTGTGAACCCCACGTAGCCCCGTTGCTGCCCTTGCgttatgtaacgccccaatagaaggcccaaaccacatggcctatactccaaaaggactagtcaatgatacaattggagtcccattggaaccttataaagagcaagaacttctccttcccaatcaatgcgggatctcatacaccacctacccttatccatatcatatggggtttcacaatctaccccccttaaattcccgacgtcctcgtcgggcctgtccattgtaggtggcatggctcaagtcccacatttctggttgggatagtctctgataccatttgtaacgccccaatggaaggcccaaaccacatggcctatactccaaaaggatttgtcaataatacaattggagtctcattggaaccttataaagagcaagaacttctccttcccaagcaatgtgggatctcatacaccacctacccttatccatatcatatggggtttCACAATCTaacccccttaaattcccgacgtcctcgtcgggccgtccattgtaggtggtgtaacagcccgctagaaattcattggtggaatttctattgactttaggaatctcgtgaaaaccccataagtttttacgaatcgaccaatcgcataggttttagtctgtcaacatagtcaatgttatcactcactatggtgctagaaatataatttttatttatttgaggtggttagaagtgtcagaatgcattatggtccacgccattagactcagtggattatttaggattttatggtgcaatagcttattttcataattccagacgaaacgtctgttggaaattgtgaaattatttttatgggcacttCGAgtttgaatttcggtaaaatattttcactgtaggttaatatgaatatttaggaatttttagcattaagtttataattcacttttttggagtgaatagtaacttcagTAAgagcaccaattgcagtgtttcaaaatcacagtgtggaatgtctaaattagattagagaaattttatttggacacttggcaagatcttagccacacttagtgagtaatattagacttggcaccatgaggaacgtttgatggatttgaaggaatcaagctgtgaaatcatgctacttaagcaaaactttgtttcatctgctcaaccaaattgtgccagaccaaagaggttttcaatcctagtaaaatcctaaatggtgggaatccaatcgaaagtcCAAAAGCATGggtgaaatcggaaccctaaacggtttccccaaaaccctaaagttggcctctaaaccctttctaatccgatttctagcattgtgtttaatcacttgattaaatcacttccacatgctattaatccttcaaatttgtgttagaacatcattatccaaccttgttaaccttgaaaaattgattgggccaggTGATGTTGGATTtgagcttgatagcaacccaaaccctatttaaatcccaaaatttaggcccattcggtttgggcccattaaggcccacgaatttggtcaccataggattgcttcatggctaagttttgtacccccacttggctggccagatctttacaagaagggcctagaaggttcttcaaatacaaagctaaagggccacctcactctttcactctcacactccaccttgagaaaagatcttggtctgatttttatgagaagaaaaggccaacactcaaccattccttcagtcctatcactttacatagcttgtgtaagaagctctccagtccacttccctcggaaagcagctctcctttacacttttccatc includes these proteins:
- the LOC109005857 gene encoding uncharacterized protein LOC109005857, producing the protein MEDFNGWIHQGGLVEMKSKGKTYSRCNGQSGLAQSWEKLDRVLMDVPLIASFPNAIYSYLQRTTSDHSPMDIVFKMDPFSYGLSPFWFQQMWVDHPQFLMCVRQAWSVPVVGHGLTKLAVKLKNTKVALREWNKHIFGHTTMHINSLESHIEELENKLHQSWDEATERDLLVLSSELDTWLHREETRLAQISKLKWHGEGDRNTNTFHACLANKRRKRAVEMRCSNGMVFNSPESLHQGAVDFFSNFLQGMPTRLLPDLSTLISPVILDSDSSIMCSVPTMKEVFSAFSSSLSNSALRPNGFGSGFFKSYWEVVKEDVLEAISEFFVSKQLP